In the Mycolicibacter sp. MU0102 genome, one interval contains:
- a CDS encoding nucleoid-structuring protein H-NS: MTEPQGQPDHEAAASPEPVTPAAADLPAESPAPAPQQTPAKKAPAKKVAAKKAPAKKAPAKAAKKAPAKKAPAKSAPAAPAPAPPVPAPPAVAANGSGHLADGAKETAAQAKSTVDSARNPLSAPVSPVRRSPGPLLAAGILGVFALLLLRRLRRARRG; encoded by the coding sequence ATGACCGAACCGCAAGGCCAGCCCGACCACGAAGCCGCGGCTTCGCCCGAGCCGGTTACGCCGGCTGCAGCCGACCTGCCGGCCGAGTCGCCGGCTCCGGCGCCGCAGCAGACTCCCGCGAAGAAGGCACCCGCCAAGAAGGTCGCGGCGAAAAAGGCTCCGGCTAAGAAGGCCCCGGCAAAGGCCGCCAAGAAGGCGCCGGCGAAAAAGGCTCCCGCCAAGAGCGCCCCCGCGGCGCCAGCCCCGGCCCCGCCAGTCCCCGCCCCGCCTGCGGTCGCCGCCAACGGCTCGGGCCACCTCGCTGACGGCGCCAAAGAGACGGCTGCCCAGGCGAAGTCCACGGTGGACTCGGCCCGCAACCCGCTGAGCGCGCCGGTGTCACCGGTACGACGTTCGCCCGGCCCGCTGCTGGCCGCCGGAATCCTCGGCGTGTTCGCACTGCTGCTGCTTCGCCGGCTGCGGCGCGCGCGCCGGGGCTGA
- a CDS encoding DUF4328 domain-containing protein produces MIQVCSRCKTRWNVRDQQRAWCPRCNGALWAPLTPEQEAELQWTQPGPPASPAAPGQAPPGPGLGYRWIAVRPGPPPPQSPARRPLGPTPRYSVMPRWTLMGGPIRAAAQQKPGERPAPTARSLEKALAAAVAALGIAALVHALIYVLMIVNRTMLLNPLVAGGAVWLGRLAGLAAIAAVVSCAVVLTRWLLARRSVTFARLHLPETRPAWAVWAGCLVPVVNLAWAPVFVMELAKREDRLDRLRKPIVVWWAVWAASTAVAIFATATSWADGAQGIANNMVATVVAYLLGLAAVVTAARVVEGFERRSMGRPAHHWVVVADGRDTAVAPPAAPAAAPKPEEGTAPAPALESDGREPAA; encoded by the coding sequence GTGATCCAGGTGTGTTCCCGCTGCAAGACGCGGTGGAACGTGCGTGACCAGCAGCGGGCCTGGTGCCCACGCTGCAACGGTGCGCTGTGGGCGCCGCTGACACCCGAGCAAGAAGCTGAGTTGCAGTGGACCCAACCTGGGCCCCCCGCATCGCCGGCAGCGCCCGGGCAGGCGCCGCCGGGGCCGGGGCTCGGTTACCGCTGGATCGCGGTGCGGCCAGGACCGCCGCCTCCGCAGTCGCCGGCACGGCGTCCGCTGGGACCCACCCCGCGTTATTCGGTGATGCCCCGCTGGACGCTGATGGGCGGGCCGATTCGTGCTGCGGCACAGCAGAAACCGGGGGAGCGGCCGGCGCCCACGGCGCGCTCGCTGGAGAAGGCGCTCGCAGCCGCGGTCGCCGCGCTGGGCATCGCGGCCCTGGTGCACGCCCTGATCTATGTGCTGATGATCGTCAATCGCACCATGCTGTTGAATCCCCTGGTCGCCGGTGGCGCGGTGTGGCTGGGCCGGCTGGCCGGGCTGGCCGCGATCGCGGCAGTGGTCAGCTGTGCCGTGGTGCTGACTAGGTGGCTGCTCGCCCGGCGTTCGGTGACCTTCGCCCGGTTGCACCTGCCCGAGACCCGCCCGGCTTGGGCGGTGTGGGCCGGTTGCCTGGTGCCGGTGGTCAACCTGGCCTGGGCGCCGGTGTTTGTCATGGAGCTGGCCAAACGCGAGGACCGGCTGGACCGGCTGCGCAAGCCCATCGTGGTGTGGTGGGCCGTGTGGGCTGCCAGCACTGCCGTAGCGATCTTCGCTACCGCCACCAGCTGGGCCGACGGGGCACAGGGCATTGCCAACAACATGGTGGCGACCGTGGTGGCATACCTCCTCGGACTGGCGGCAGTGGTGACGGCGGCCCGGGTGGTCGAGGGATTCGAACGGCGATCGATGGGCCGGCCCGCCCACCACTGGGTGGTGGTGGCCGACGGGCGCGATACCGCCGTTGCACCGCCGGCGGCTCCGGCCGCCGCGCCGAAACCGGAAGAAGGCACGGCCCCGGCCCCGGCTCTTGAGTCCGACGGGCGGGAACCGGCAGCATAA
- a CDS encoding TMEM165/GDT1 family protein, giving the protein MFAAMLISLGVVFLAELGDKSQLITMTYALRHRWWVVLSGVAIAAFAVHGISVTVGHFLGLTLPARPIAAVAGVAFIGFAAWSWREGTNSAAGEAPVREPRFALFAVVSSVLLAELGDKTMLATVALASDRNWLGVWLGATIGMVLADAVAIAVGTVLHRRLPEHLLHTAAGLLFLACGLWILFDEALGWRPVAIASVAGLVSVALGSALWRASLRRSGQTAGDDSTTR; this is encoded by the coding sequence ATGTTTGCCGCCATGCTGATCAGCCTGGGCGTGGTCTTCCTCGCCGAACTCGGCGACAAGTCGCAACTGATCACCATGACGTACGCGCTGCGGCACCGCTGGTGGGTGGTTCTCAGTGGAGTGGCTATCGCGGCATTCGCCGTCCACGGCATCTCGGTGACGGTGGGGCACTTTCTCGGGCTGACGTTGCCCGCCCGCCCGATCGCCGCCGTCGCCGGCGTTGCCTTCATCGGTTTCGCGGCGTGGTCGTGGCGCGAGGGAACCAACTCCGCAGCTGGGGAAGCCCCCGTCCGTGAGCCTCGATTCGCACTGTTCGCAGTGGTGTCCTCGGTGCTGTTGGCCGAGCTCGGCGACAAGACGATGTTGGCCACGGTTGCGCTGGCCAGTGACCGCAACTGGCTGGGCGTGTGGCTGGGCGCGACGATCGGCATGGTGCTCGCCGACGCGGTCGCGATCGCGGTCGGGACGGTGCTGCACCGGCGGTTGCCCGAACACTTACTCCACACCGCGGCCGGACTGCTCTTCCTGGCGTGCGGCTTGTGGATTCTCTTCGATGAGGCACTGGGCTGGCGGCCGGTGGCCATCGCCTCGGTTGCGGGATTGGTATCGGTGGCGTTGGGGTCAGCGCTTTGGCGGGCTTCGCTCCGACGTTCCGGACAGACCGCCGGAGACGATTCCACCACTCGGTAG
- a CDS encoding superoxide dismutase: MADYTLPDLDWDYGALEPHISGQINELHHSKHHAAYVAGANSALEKLADARANDDHGAIFLNEKNLAFHLGGHVNHSIWWKNLSPNGGDKPTGELAAAIDDAFGSFDKFRAQFTAAANGLQGSGWAVLAYDTLGGKLLTFQLYDQQANVPLGIIPLLQVDMWEHAFYLQYKNVKADYVKAFWNVVNWADVQSRFAAATSKTSGLIF, translated from the coding sequence GTGGCCGACTACACGTTGCCGGACTTGGACTGGGATTACGGAGCTCTTGAGCCGCACATCTCGGGTCAGATCAACGAACTGCACCACAGCAAGCACCACGCCGCCTACGTGGCCGGAGCCAACTCCGCATTGGAGAAGCTCGCGGACGCTCGGGCCAACGACGACCACGGCGCGATCTTCTTGAACGAGAAGAACCTGGCGTTCCACCTCGGCGGGCACGTCAACCACTCGATCTGGTGGAAGAACCTGTCCCCCAACGGCGGCGACAAGCCGACGGGCGAACTGGCCGCGGCTATCGACGACGCGTTCGGATCGTTCGACAAGTTCCGTGCGCAATTCACCGCGGCCGCCAACGGCCTGCAGGGTTCGGGCTGGGCGGTGCTCGCCTACGACACCCTGGGCGGGAAGCTGCTGACCTTCCAGCTCTACGACCAGCAGGCCAACGTGCCGCTGGGCATCATCCCGCTGCTGCAGGTCGACATGTGGGAGCACGCCTTCTACCTGCAGTACAAGAACGTCAAGGCCGACTACGTCAAGGCGTTCTGGAACGTGGTCAACTGGGCCGATGTGCAGTCGCGTTTCGCGGCCGCCACCTCGAAGACTTCGGGGTTGATCTTCTAG
- a CDS encoding copper resistance CopC family protein has translation MLFAATGVAAAHAVLVSTDPARDAELSRGPERVSATFNEQLQSDFAAMTVVGPDGHLWSTGDTRVDGAVASVAVRPLGPTGTYTVHYRVTSADGHVVSGSWPFQLTVAGTGEPGPAVTDRTDAAPAIPRRYADPQGDLPIWPFVAGAVVLVGIGLWFNRPRS, from the coding sequence ATGCTTTTCGCGGCCACCGGGGTAGCCGCCGCGCACGCCGTACTGGTGTCGACGGACCCGGCACGCGACGCTGAATTGTCACGTGGCCCAGAGCGCGTCAGCGCCACCTTCAACGAGCAACTGCAGTCCGACTTCGCGGCCATGACCGTGGTGGGCCCCGACGGGCACCTGTGGTCCACCGGGGACACCCGGGTGGACGGCGCAGTCGCCAGTGTCGCGGTGCGTCCACTGGGACCCACCGGCACCTACACGGTCCACTATCGGGTCACCTCCGCCGATGGGCATGTGGTGTCCGGTTCGTGGCCGTTCCAGCTGACGGTGGCCGGCACCGGGGAGCCGGGTCCCGCGGTCACCGACCGTACCGACGCCGCACCCGCCATTCCGCGCCGTTACGCCGACCCCCAGGGTGACCTGCCGATTTGGCCCTTCGTCGCCGGTGCCGTGGTGCTCGTCGGCATCGGTTTGTGGTTCAACCGGCCTCGATCCTGA
- a CDS encoding glycerophosphodiester phosphodiesterase, which yields MTPAGDVVSEHPFVVAHRGASIDRPEHTLAAYDLALQEGADGVECDVRLTSDGHLVCVHDRRVDRTSSGAGVVSEMTLSQLQRLDYGAWHRNGQTGSAEGAEIGDTGLLTLDALVALVLDWHRPVKIFIETKHPVRYGSMVEREVLALLHRFGLAAPASASRSRAVVMSFSAAAVWRIRRAAPLLPTVLLGSGARYLGGGAATTVGATAIGPSIETLREHPELVDQAAVRGRALYCWTVDRNEDVDFCRDVGVAWIATNQPARTKARLRAG from the coding sequence ATGACCCCGGCCGGCGATGTCGTCTCGGAACACCCGTTCGTGGTCGCACACCGGGGTGCGTCGATCGACCGCCCGGAACACACCCTGGCCGCCTACGACTTGGCGCTGCAGGAGGGGGCGGACGGCGTCGAATGCGATGTGCGGCTGACCAGTGACGGCCACCTGGTCTGCGTACACGACCGCCGGGTGGATCGGACCTCCAGCGGGGCCGGAGTGGTCAGCGAGATGACGCTGTCGCAGCTGCAGCGCCTCGACTACGGCGCGTGGCACCGAAACGGGCAAACCGGCTCAGCGGAGGGTGCCGAGATCGGCGACACCGGTCTGCTCACCCTCGATGCACTGGTTGCGCTGGTTCTGGACTGGCACCGGCCGGTGAAGATCTTTATCGAGACTAAGCATCCGGTGCGATACGGCTCGATGGTTGAGCGTGAGGTGCTCGCGTTGCTGCATCGATTCGGGCTCGCCGCGCCGGCGTCGGCCTCGCGGTCGCGTGCGGTGGTCATGTCATTCTCGGCGGCCGCGGTGTGGCGGATTCGCCGGGCCGCGCCCCTGCTGCCGACGGTTCTGCTCGGGTCGGGCGCGCGCTATCTGGGTGGCGGTGCGGCGACGACGGTGGGTGCCACTGCGATCGGTCCGTCGATCGAGACGCTGCGGGAACATCCGGAGTTGGTGGACCAGGCCGCCGTACGGGGTCGCGCGCTGTATTGCTGGACCGTCGACCGCAATGAAGACGTCGACTTCTGTAGGGATGTCGGGGTTGCGTGGATTGCGACAAATCAGCCCGCCCGAACCAAGGCGCGGTTGCGGGCGGGCTGA
- a CDS encoding DUF6474 family protein, which translates to MGLFRKRKSRATRRAEARALKAGARLEARLAAKGEAKRFKASQRADSRALKAQIKSDRNRDRTARKAAESQLKAARDGRFLSPARVRRTLVVTRMLAPVVVPLVYRAAMAVRGLIDEQRAARLGVPLARMGEFSGPARNTARLSARIAGAEKTLRLVQDRKPKDSETKQFVTAITDRLSDLSTAVTAIETMPGDRRRVASASISDQLDGIDADLMARLGLPS; encoded by the coding sequence ATGGGCCTGTTCAGAAAACGCAAGAGCCGCGCGACCCGGCGTGCCGAAGCACGGGCCTTGAAGGCCGGCGCCAGGCTTGAGGCGCGGTTGGCGGCCAAGGGCGAGGCGAAACGCTTCAAGGCCAGCCAGCGCGCGGATTCCCGTGCGCTGAAGGCTCAGATCAAGTCGGACCGCAACCGCGACCGCACCGCACGCAAGGCCGCCGAAAGCCAGCTCAAAGCCGCCCGCGACGGCCGGTTCCTCTCGCCCGCTCGCGTCCGCCGGACGCTGGTGGTCACCCGAATGCTGGCGCCGGTCGTTGTGCCGCTGGTGTACCGGGCCGCGATGGCCGTGCGCGGCCTGATCGATGAGCAGCGAGCGGCCCGGCTCGGGGTACCGCTGGCCCGCATGGGCGAGTTCTCCGGCCCCGCAAGAAACACAGCCCGGCTCTCGGCGCGGATCGCCGGGGCAGAGAAGACCCTGCGCCTGGTGCAAGACCGCAAGCCCAAGGACTCCGAAACCAAGCAGTTCGTCACGGCGATCACCGATCGGCTGTCGGACCTGTCGACGGCAGTGACTGCCATCGAGACCATGCCGGGAGATCGTCGCCGCGTGGCCTCCGCCTCGATCAGCGACCAGCTCGATGGGATCGACGCCGATCTGATGGCTCGACTGGGGCTGCCGTCATGA
- a CDS encoding peptidase: protein METTGSGRAIEVAPFHSRGELRGFVVFGRWPDSTKEWAQLLSIAVRVASMPGLLPTTTVFGTHEELPDNPGPGTVGLLLAEGTVVGESAIAPGYFAGRQPSALLMLHPPSETVPSLPECRGAASGCVLLPGLPYLGLEHRAAWVEAESDGTVTSMVSRVGVDPVSHPDTAVLAMLLAA, encoded by the coding sequence ATGGAGACGACAGGTTCCGGCCGGGCGATCGAAGTCGCCCCGTTTCACTCCCGTGGCGAGCTTCGCGGATTCGTAGTTTTCGGCCGCTGGCCGGATTCGACGAAGGAATGGGCACAACTGCTCAGCATCGCCGTCCGAGTCGCTTCGATGCCCGGATTGCTGCCCACCACAACAGTATTCGGCACTCATGAGGAACTGCCAGACAATCCCGGTCCGGGCACCGTCGGGTTGTTGCTGGCCGAGGGCACTGTCGTCGGTGAATCGGCGATCGCACCGGGGTACTTCGCCGGCCGCCAGCCCTCAGCGCTGCTGATGCTGCACCCGCCGTCGGAGACCGTTCCCTCACTGCCCGAATGTCGGGGCGCGGCATCAGGATGCGTTTTGCTGCCCGGCCTGCCCTACCTGGGCCTGGAGCATCGCGCGGCTTGGGTCGAAGCCGAGTCCGACGGCACCGTCACCTCGATGGTGAGCCGGGTCGGCGTTGACCCGGTCAGCCACCCCGATACAGCGGTACTGGCCATGTTGCTTGCCGCATAA
- a CDS encoding YcnI family protein — MSARMRALALAAAVTAASVVGATPAWAHVHASSPGAVRGGVAMVTFEVPNESPSGSATTELTVTLPDVASARTETKPGWTARLDRDPKSGAVRSVTWTAAAGAGIGTDQFGLFRIAMRLPDTETVNFPSAQRYADGTEVRWDQTPPPGGGEAQHPVPTLQLGTGPASATEHHAQHPEPAVSAGPAPEAGSEAGEHHGDNAARLLGGAALLVAALAATIALGRRRA; from the coding sequence ATGAGCGCCCGAATGCGCGCCCTAGCGCTGGCCGCCGCGGTCACCGCAGCTTCCGTCGTCGGCGCCACTCCGGCCTGGGCGCACGTACACGCCAGCAGCCCCGGCGCGGTGCGCGGCGGGGTTGCGATGGTCACTTTTGAGGTTCCCAATGAGTCACCGAGCGGTTCTGCCACAACGGAACTCACCGTGACGCTGCCCGATGTGGCCTCGGCTCGCACGGAAACCAAGCCCGGCTGGACCGCACGCCTGGACCGCGACCCCAAATCGGGGGCGGTGCGCTCGGTGACCTGGACCGCCGCTGCCGGCGCCGGCATCGGCACCGACCAGTTCGGACTGTTCCGGATCGCAATGCGCCTGCCCGACACAGAAACGGTGAACTTCCCGTCAGCACAGCGGTACGCCGACGGCACCGAGGTGCGCTGGGACCAGACTCCCCCGCCCGGCGGCGGTGAGGCGCAGCACCCGGTACCCACGCTGCAGCTGGGCACCGGCCCCGCGTCGGCGACCGAACACCACGCCCAGCACCCGGAGCCGGCCGTATCCGCCGGCCCGGCACCCGAGGCGGGATCCGAGGCCGGCGAGCATCACGGCGACAATGCGGCCCGGCTGCTCGGCGGCGCCGCACTGCTGGTCGCGGCACTGGCTGCCACGATCGCCCTGGGCAGGCGGCGCGCGTGA
- the rraA gene encoding ribonuclease E activity regulator RraA — MTARFRPTADLVDEIGPDVRSCDVQFRQLGGRTEFAGRISTVRCFQDNALLKSVLSEPGDGGVLVIDGGGSLHTALVGDVIAELARSNGWAGLIVHGAVRDASTLRTLDIGIKALGTNPRKSTKTGAGERDVVVEFGGTAFVPGAIAHSDDDGIVVV, encoded by the coding sequence GTGACCGCACGCTTCCGGCCCACCGCCGACCTGGTCGACGAGATCGGTCCCGACGTCCGCAGCTGCGACGTTCAGTTCCGCCAACTCGGCGGCCGCACGGAGTTCGCCGGTCGCATCAGCACCGTGCGCTGCTTCCAGGACAACGCGCTGCTCAAATCGGTGCTCTCTGAGCCGGGCGACGGCGGGGTGCTGGTGATCGATGGTGGCGGCTCGCTGCACACCGCGCTGGTCGGTGACGTCATCGCCGAGCTGGCGCGCAGCAACGGCTGGGCAGGGCTGATCGTGCACGGCGCGGTGCGTGACGCCTCGACCCTGCGCACCCTCGACATCGGTATCAAGGCGCTGGGCACCAATCCGCGCAAGAGCACCAAGACCGGCGCCGGCGAGCGTGACGTCGTCGTCGAGTTCGGCGGCACCGCCTTCGTGCCCGGCGCGATCGCCCACAGCGACGACGACGGCATCGTCGTCGTCTAG
- a CDS encoding transcriptional regulator, with protein sequence MSATFAVRLNRLFDVVYPPGRGPHTSAEVIAALKAEGVTMSAPYLSQLRSGNRTNPSTATMAALANFFRIRPAFFTDDDYYAKLDAELSWLDSVRDAGVRRIATQAVGLSPEAQEDVLARIDELRRKEHLSA encoded by the coding sequence ATGAGCGCGACGTTCGCTGTCCGCTTGAATCGCCTTTTCGATGTGGTCTATCCACCCGGCCGCGGACCGCATACGTCCGCTGAGGTAATCGCGGCACTCAAAGCGGAGGGCGTCACGATGTCGGCCCCCTACCTTTCCCAGTTGCGCTCGGGGAATCGGACGAACCCGTCCACCGCCACCATGGCCGCGCTGGCCAACTTCTTTCGGATCAGGCCGGCGTTCTTCACCGACGACGACTACTACGCCAAGCTCGACGCCGAGTTGTCATGGCTGGACAGCGTCCGCGACGCCGGCGTACGGCGCATCGCGACCCAAGCTGTCGGGCTCTCGCCCGAGGCCCAGGAGGACGTCCTGGCCCGCATCGACGAGCTTCGCCGCAAGGAGCACCTCAGCGCCTGA
- a CDS encoding LCP family protein, whose product MNGDRGPGQPWHLPPPRREPPPMLYRDPHGRPVSPPPRAVRRPATKPAPRTTEPRPYPAAPPAPRPPAPRPPAARPHTPRRPAARRRRSWPRRLAVLALLLALIATSSVVGAAAWLDTSLQRTVAFADYADRPTPGRGTTWLLVGSDSRADLTLQEQQDLSTGGNIGNGRTDTVLLVHLPSPGSESTATVVSLPRDSYVTIPGYGKEKINAAYTLGGAPLLTRTVEQATGLRLDHYVEIGFGGFASLVDALGGVTLCPDEPIDDPLAGLNLPAGCQKLAGAAALGYVRSRATPRADLDRMAHQRLFLSALLTRLADPAVWLNPLRWYRVPHAAAHAVTVDDSSGVIDLAALGWALRGATTTLTVPIGEFLRTDVGDAVVWNHAEAARLFEALRRDTPPPSSADN is encoded by the coding sequence GGGCCGGGCCAACCCTGGCACCTTCCACCGCCGCGTCGTGAACCGCCGCCGATGTTGTACCGCGACCCCCATGGCCGGCCGGTCTCGCCGCCGCCACGGGCCGTCCGGCGGCCGGCAACCAAGCCCGCACCGCGCACCACGGAACCCCGCCCCTACCCGGCGGCTCCGCCCGCGCCGCGTCCGCCGGCACCGCGCCCACCGGCTGCACGTCCCCACACGCCGCGGCGCCCCGCTGCGCGCCGACGCCGGTCCTGGCCGCGCCGACTGGCGGTGCTCGCTCTGCTTCTGGCCTTGATCGCCACCTCGTCGGTGGTGGGCGCCGCGGCCTGGCTCGACACCTCGCTGCAGCGGACCGTGGCGTTCGCTGATTACGCCGACCGCCCGACGCCGGGCCGCGGGACGACGTGGCTGCTAGTCGGTTCGGACAGCCGCGCCGATCTCACACTCCAGGAGCAGCAAGACCTGAGCACCGGCGGGAACATCGGCAACGGGCGCACCGACACCGTATTGCTCGTACATCTACCCAGCCCGGGATCTGAGTCAACGGCCACGGTGGTGTCGCTGCCGCGCGACTCCTACGTCACGATCCCCGGCTACGGCAAAGAAAAGATCAACGCCGCATACACCCTCGGCGGGGCTCCCCTGCTGACCCGGACGGTGGAGCAGGCCACCGGGCTACGGCTGGACCACTATGTCGAGATCGGATTCGGCGGTTTCGCCTCGCTCGTCGACGCCCTCGGTGGGGTGACCTTGTGCCCGGACGAACCGATCGACGACCCACTGGCCGGGCTGAATCTGCCGGCCGGCTGCCAGAAACTCGCCGGCGCGGCCGCGCTCGGCTACGTGCGTAGTCGGGCCACGCCGCGCGCCGATCTGGACCGGATGGCCCACCAGCGGCTGTTCCTGTCGGCGCTGCTGACCCGCCTCGCCGATCCGGCCGTCTGGCTCAATCCGCTGCGCTGGTACCGCGTGCCGCACGCTGCCGCGCACGCGGTGACCGTGGACGACAGCTCCGGCGTCATAGACCTGGCGGCCCTGGGCTGGGCGCTACGCGGCGCCACCACCACGCTGACCGTCCCGATCGGCGAGTTCCTCCGGACCGACGTCGGCGACGCGGTGGTGTGGAACCATGCCGAGGCCGCCCGGCTATTCGAGGCATTGCGGCGCGATACACCACCACCATCGAGCGCAGATAATTGA
- a CDS encoding YggS family pyridoxal phosphate-dependent enzyme, with protein sequence MDATLRARWEQLRARVDDACRAAGRSPEDVAVLPVSKTFGPELIREAVALGMHRFGENKVQEIKDKAGPLSDCGIDWVMIGHLQTNKAGVVARLAAEVQSLDRSRLAVALDRHLRAENRVIDVLVQVKTSDEPSKYGLEPDLLLPFLEELAGYSTMRVRGLMTLAINTDDPDTVRGCFRRLRQLRDTAAEHGHDVPRLSMGMSGDFALAIAEGATEVRIGTALFGSRPYPDSYYWPERA encoded by the coding sequence ATGGACGCCACTTTGCGGGCGCGTTGGGAACAGCTCCGCGCGCGCGTCGACGACGCGTGCCGCGCTGCGGGCCGTTCACCCGAGGACGTCGCAGTGCTGCCGGTGAGCAAGACCTTCGGTCCCGAGCTGATCCGAGAAGCCGTCGCTCTGGGCATGCACCGGTTCGGCGAGAACAAGGTCCAAGAGATCAAGGACAAAGCCGGGCCGCTGTCCGACTGCGGGATCGACTGGGTGATGATCGGACACCTGCAGACCAACAAGGCCGGCGTGGTGGCGCGGTTGGCCGCCGAGGTGCAGTCCTTGGACCGGTCCAGACTGGCGGTGGCGCTGGACCGCCACCTGCGCGCCGAGAACCGCGTCATCGACGTACTGGTGCAGGTCAAGACCTCCGACGAGCCCAGCAAGTACGGTCTGGAACCCGATTTGCTGCTGCCGTTCCTCGAGGAGCTGGCCGGCTACTCCACCATGCGGGTGCGCGGCCTGATGACGCTGGCCATCAACACCGACGACCCCGACACCGTCCGCGGCTGTTTCCGCCGGCTGCGCCAGCTACGTGACACTGCCGCCGAACACGGACATGACGTGCCGCGGTTGTCGATGGGGATGAGCGGCGACTTCGCACTGGCGATCGCCGAGGGCGCTACCGAGGTACGGATCGGGACCGCGCTGTTCGGGTCCCGACCCTACCCCGATTCCTACTACTGGCCAGAGCGCGCTTAA
- a CDS encoding ferritin, with the protein MIENDSHKTKFHALLQEQIYHEFTAAQQYVAVAVYFDGEDLPQLAKFFYAQAVEERNHAMMLVQYLLDRDIRVEIPGVDAVRNHFDAPRDALALTLEQERTVTEQISRLTSAARDEGDYLGEQFMQWFLREQVEEVAVMTRLLRVADRAGHNLFELETFLAREITVGQEAGAPRIAGG; encoded by the coding sequence ATGATCGAGAACGACAGCCACAAGACGAAATTTCACGCGCTGCTTCAAGAGCAGATCTACCACGAATTTACCGCGGCACAGCAATATGTCGCGGTTGCGGTTTATTTCGACGGCGAGGATTTGCCACAATTGGCCAAGTTCTTTTACGCCCAGGCCGTCGAGGAACGTAACCACGCGATGATGTTGGTGCAATACCTGCTCGACCGGGACATCCGCGTCGAGATTCCCGGCGTGGACGCGGTACGCAATCACTTCGACGCCCCGCGGGATGCCCTGGCGCTCACCCTGGAGCAGGAGCGGACCGTCACCGAGCAGATCAGTCGGCTCACCAGCGCCGCGCGCGACGAGGGCGACTACCTCGGCGAGCAGTTCATGCAGTGGTTCCTGCGCGAACAGGTCGAGGAGGTAGCCGTGATGACCCGGTTGCTCCGGGTCGCCGACCGCGCCGGGCACAACCTGTTCGAGCTGGAGACGTTCCTCGCACGCGAGATCACGGTCGGCCAAGAGGCCGGCGCGCCGCGCATCGCCGGCGGGTAA